The window AAGGAGATAGAGACAGATTTTCACTAAGTTCTTTGATCAGGATTGTGGGGTGAGCCAGATGCAGCTGCTTGGCTAGTGTCCACTTTAGAGAAATCTTAAGTTTGTGTCAATTGTGGAAAAGCTACAGACTAACTTACATGCAGGTCAATGTTGCTATTGAAAGTCATACCTCCAAGGAAGTATTGGAAGTAGTGATGCATTTCCAAACTTGACCCAATTCAGGTTAGCAAATAAAAGTTAGTTTACTTAAAGAAGGAGTCCCCaaatttggccactttaagacttgtggacttcaattcggCTTTGGaactctggcagttgaagtccacaagtcttaaagtattGGAAGTAGTGCTGCATTTCCATAAACTTGACCCAATTCAGGTTAGCAAATGAAAGTCACTTTCCTtaaagcaagggtctccaaccttggcaaccttaagacttacggacttcaactcggctgaggaccagattatctcagggaccgccttctgctgcacgaatcccagcggccagttaggtcctacagagtgggtcttctccgggtcccgtcaactaaacaatgccacttggcgggacccgggggaagagccttctctgtggcggccctggccctctggaaccaactccccccagaaattagaattgcccccaccctccttgcctttcgtaagctacttaaaacccacctctgccgtcaggcatgggggaattgcgatactctttctccctaggcctttacaattttatgcatggtatgtctgtatgtatgtttggtttttatattaatgagtttttaatggtttttagtattgggttattattttacactgtcttattattgttgttagccgccccgagtctccggagaggggctgcatacaaatccgatagatagatagatagatagatagatagatagatagatagatagatagatagatagatagatagatagatagatagataaaaataaactctggcagttgaagtccacaagccttaaagtttccaaggttggagacctctgccttGAAGCGTGTGTTTTATTTCAGGATCAAGACTTCAGTTGATTGACCTTACTTTCTGAGACTGGGTGTAAGTCTGTACCCAGTTTCATTGCCTGTCAAAGCAAACATCCACCCCTGGATAGGCAAAAGAAAAACtaaccctctctttctttcacttagGATTTCAGATGTGTTCTAAGCTTCCTGGAGTGATAGCTGTTGAGGATACTGATGGAGACGAGAGCTCAGAATGGCAGCGGGTTACAACCCTTGCTTCAAGGCCAGCATGACACCGGGAGACAATTTGGAGATTCTGACCTGAGGGATGTCCTAGCACAACAAGTTCACGTCTTGTCCTTGGACCAGATCAAGGCTATCCGAAACACGAATGAATACACGGAACCTCCTACAGTGGCTCCCCGACCGGGACTGAAGCCAGCGCCACGTCCAGCGGTCCAGCACAAGAGCGAAAGGCCGCATGACTTGACGGAGCAACGCCATCTCAACAGGCATCCCCATCCCCAGGTCCATGCTTCTTCTCAACTCCTGCTCTCCCGTTCCATCAGCACGGTCAGCAGCACTAGCTCCCGCAGTAGCACGAGGACCAGTACGAGTAGCAATTCGTCAGAACAGAGGCTCCTGGGATCGTCCTTGGGGACAGTGGTCGAGGGGATAATACGAGTACAGCCAAAATCGGAACTGAAGCCTCGGGAGCTGAAACCCGCCAGCAAAGAAAATTTGCATATGCATGCCTACCGCTGTGAGGACTGCGGGAAGTGTAAGTGTAAGGAGTGCACTTATCCGCGGACTCTTCCGTCCTGTTGGATCTGTGATAAGCAATGCCTTTGTTCAGCCCAGAATATGGTAGATTATGGGACCTGTGTCTGCTGCGTGAAGGGCCTTTTCTACCACTGCTCCAACGACGATGAGGACAACTGTGCCGATAACCCCTGTTCGTGTAGCCAGGCCCACTGTTGCACTCGGTGGTCCACCATGGGCGTTGTGTCTCTTGTTCTGCCTTGCTTGTGGTGTTACCTACCAGCCAAGGGTTGCCTTAAATTATGCCAGGGCTGTTACGACCAAGTCAACAGGCCAGGTTGTCGCTGTAAACAATCCAACACGGTTTGCTGTAAAGTTCCCAAAGTCCCACCCAGGAATATTGACAAGCCAACATAGCACCACTAATCGGGTAAACAAGGATGACGACAGAACATCAAGGGGGGGGCAACTAAGCGATCTATAACTGTGGCACTGTTTCTTGGTGGTGGGCAGCAATGAGAAAAGTACAACCTTGTGTAGACCCTTCTTAAGAATCCGCCCAGGGGAGATCCAGAATGGAATACGCTTGGCAACACCTAAAGTATTGCATAAGCTACAAGACTCAAAGCTACTTCTAAGCAAACCCGCGTGTTGTGcgtttgtgtgttttttaaaggATTTAGTACACTTGTAAATTAGGAAACTACTTCAACCCACTCCTGATTATTTTCTGCCAGAGATGTGCTATATTTTTGTATATAGGATATTTTCAACTGTGAAAACACAAGTGTCATAGAAGCAAGTATGGTACACAGGTCACAAAATATTATACTAATATGTTGTACATTCAAAAGAATGTGAATCAATCCGTATGGCTtagattgtattttttttctcccccttatgGAAGCCCTTCAATGGCAAgactctgattctctctctctttttttttttttgccccttttTTGGACAGTTGCAGTAAAATGGAGtctttattttctaatttttttttcaatatattgtCTAGTGTAAAGAATATTTATTtgaagttttattattttataaaaaaaataaatatttattttaagagGCATCTTACAAAATTTCACCCCTTTTTATGAGGATGCCACCATTGCTGCAAAATTAGGGGTGGAAAAAATACATATATTccctataaaatagaaaatatattaaCGTTTGAAATTAAACCGGGCTgtttgtcatttttttttcactCCCTACCCCTCAATTTCTTTGAACTGGGCAATTGTATCTAATTAGGATGTTTAGGGTAGGAGAAAGCAAATATCAAAGATATTTTTATAAGCCTTTGGACATcgggatattttattttattttatttattttgtccaatacacaataatacacaatgaaggtaatagaggacactttcgaggaaatagaattagcgaaagaatagaagagagagtatgggataaaataatcaatgagagaatagaagaaagatatagggatataagagaagatatatgggatataggagagactataggacagaggtcggaaggcacactagtgcacttatgcacaccccttactgacctcttaggaatctggagaggtcaaccgtggacagtctaagggtaaaatgttgggggttaggggatgacactacggagtccggtaatgagttccacgcttcaacaactctattactaaagtcgtattttttgcagtcaagtttggagcggttaatattgagcttgaatctattatgtgctcttgtgttgttgtggttgaagctgaagtaagagTTAAATGATAAAGATTGTTAAAGAAAGATTGTTAGAAAAATTTAAGATCATCAGCAGTGCCAATATTACATCCAACCATGGCCTCTgtcaaaaaaaaatgcaattgtacaggtagtcctcaacttacaacagttcacttagtgactgttcaaagttataacagagatgaaaaaagtgacttatgaccatttagcATCtcggtggtcacatgatcaaaaatcagatgcttggcatctgattcatatttatgatggctacgACCTGACAAAATCAAcgaagaagccagattcacttaacaacctaacagctccagtgattcgcttaacaacgttGGCAAGGAAATGTCGtaacatggggcaaaattcactgagcaaatgtcttacttagcaacagaagatttgggctcagttgtggtcgtacgtCCGAGGTCTGCCTCTATttgataacaatgtttatttcccCCACTAATGACATTAAAATGGATGTGGAGCAATTACAGAATAACATAGCCTAGAACAGtgctggcgaacctatggcatgggtgccacaggtggcacgcggagccatatttgctggcacgcgagccattgccctagctcagctccaatgtgcgccagccacctgatttttggctcacacagaagctctgggagggcgtttttggcttccaaagagcctctggagttatgggagagggcgttttgacctccccctggctccagggaggcctttggagcctggggaggacaaaacccaaacctactgggcccaccagtgttgagaaacaggccgtttctggcttcCGGCAGgcagggaaactgttttcaccctccccagacattaaattatggatatgggcactcatGGATGTTCACTAGCGcccacgcatgctctttcggcacctgaaggaaaaaaggtacgccatcactggcctagaaaatTGGATTGTGTTTGTAGGTATGACACAAACCTACAAACCCACACTGCACAGCGGTAGTAAAACCgtagctgcatgtgcagctttgggAGTCTGGTATATGGATGTGtgtttacttctgcgcatgcgcagaaagcaaaaaatttgtgaggggacacatgtgcgtgagagattttggcaattttttgcttctgcacatacacggaAGCCAAAAAAATCGCCTAAATCTCTCAAGCGCACTTGCAACCTCACAAGAttcctacacatgcgcagaagcaaaatttatcTGTGTGCATGCCAGCGACCCGAAGTTAAGCCCACAGCGCACTAGTAGCATACTAGTAGCAGtggtaagtagtgatgggcgaaccgaacccgcacaatttgggtccatatcgaattttgcggtgttcagtatgccgaacacgaatccaaatttttttgaaactttgggcaaagttcggggtcgcgttcggcattcggagctttgacgtcagcggcaggttgctaaggacactaaggtgatcacttcctggattccatggaatccaggaagtgatcaccttggcgtccttagcaacctgccggtatacgtgacgtcaaagctccccccccccagaatctcttggtgggattccccgttcgggttcggttcgggttcagttcaggttcggccgaattttgcgtaaagttcgtccgaacttgccgaacccgaacaccgtagGGTTCGCCCACCACTAGTGGTAAGTAGCCACCCCTGCCTGACTTATCATTTTCAATAGATATAAACCATGCCTTCCTTTGGATTCATTATTTAGCCAGGCCTAGTTTGTGAAaagtacaaaaaataaataaattctatgcaAAGAATAGAAAAGCCAGAagcaaaagaattttttttccccctggaaaTCTGAATACACTTTACCGCGTTTTCCTGAAAGTAAGatcttatcttatattttttggaaccctgaaataagcacttggccttgttgtcatgcactcaaaaaagcccaattgggcttattatcaggggatgtcttatttgggggaaaatggGGTAGTTTAGACCAGGTTTCTGGTTGATACATCATTGCTAGAGCTACCTCTGCCTAGGTAAATGTCCTGTTTCCAAGGTTCTCACAGGAAAACAAAATTAAGGCTTCCAGTATTAACAATCTTTTTGTCTCTTCAAAGGCTGGACTTCCAAGTCCATAGTGCTGATTATTACACagacaataagtaaataaaacctGGCACAAGTGTTTGTAttacagctggctggggaattctgggagttgaagtccaaatatcttcaagttgccaagattgggaaacactgtattggagagagagaagtgagattgttatttttatgaaatcaGCAGTATTGAAGTGCCTTCGTTGTCTTTTCCAAACTGAAGAATGTCCTCATGATTGTGTTGTTTGGATCACAACAGAAAGTCTGGAAAGGAATTGGGGGAAATTCTCATTCCGGTCGTGGATAATGAGATGCCTTATGAATTAAATTCGCAAGTGGGTGCAGAAATGTGGCCTGTACTGTAAATTACTGGTGCAGTTACATACCGCCGTTTATTTGCACATGGACATTCCATGTTTGAAGAGTGGAATTGAAGCGTACCAGAGATGATTGTTTGGGTATGATAAAATCAGTCTTATCTTTTGGCAGCTGAAGCTGTTGACACATTTTATGCCTAACAGAACAGTTTTGCAAGCCATTGGCTTCCTTGTGTGTTGTCTTTCCTCTCCCAACATCTTCAGCCAACATGGGGCAATTCTGCAAAGTCGAAGTTGGATGTATGACTTCACACAACAAAGTGCTTCTGTTGATACAACCTGGGGCATTTGGTGACACCtgaaagaataacagaataagggagttggaaggaccttggagatcttctagtccagccccctgtataccatttcagatcCATCTTTCTCCAATATTAAAAGCCTCCAATCTTGGAGCACCCCTAACTTCTaaaggcaagtcgttccactgattaattgttctaaccgtcatgaaatttctccttatttctaggttggttttctccttgattagtttccatccgttgctccttgttCTGCTTTCAGgtactttgaagaataggttgaccttctcttctttgtggcagccccttagatattgagaCACTGCTATCTAATGAGAAGTTGATTTCGCCTTTTGAGAAAATAtatgtacaatgttccctcgattttcacgcgggatgcgttccaagaccgcccgcgaaagttgaatttccgcgaagtagaggtgcagaagtaaatacaccatttttggctctgaacagtatcacaagccttcccttaacactttaaacccctaaattacaatttcccattcccttagcaaccatttagattgttactcaccatgtttatttgttaaagtttattttaaaaaatatttattaaaggcggacgaaagtttggcaatgacatatgacatcatcaggcggggaaaaacgtggtatagacttttcgtgaagttcggacctgtgaaaatcaagggaacaccaTAATTCTTAAATCTTGTTTTTATCATGCATGGAGAGCTGCATGTGTAGCtcctagctagaggtataacaagcaggaagagggagattgtgatcccgctatatagagcgctggtgagaccacatttggaatactgtgtccagttctggagacctcacctacaaaaagacattgacaaaattgaacgggtccaaagacgggctacaagaatggtggaaggtcttaagcataaaacgtatcaggaaagacttaatgaactcaatctgtatagtctggaggacaaaaggaaaaggggggacaggatcgaaacatttaaatatgtcaaagggttaaataaggttcaggagggaagtgtttttaataggaaagtgaacacaagaacaaggggacacaatctgaagttagttgggggaaagatcaaaagcaacatgagaaaatattattttactgaaagagtagtagatccttggaacaaacttccagcagacgcggtagataaatccacagtaactgaatttaaacatgcctgggataaacatatctccatcctaagataaaatacaaaaaatagtataagtgcagactagatggaccatgaggtctttttctgtcgtcagtctttatcttggtgtgtgtgtgtgtgtgtattttcacATAAGTGTATCCCATTTGGAAAATTACTTTCTGTAGCTCAGATAACCAACTTTTAGGTTGGTGGATCTCAGGTTTTATTAACCTTGTATTGCCAAATGTTCACATGTGTTGGAGTTGAATACAACTGAAAGACCACTCACAGTTATAAATGAACAGTTGACAGCTTTAATTTATTATACATATTTATTACAAAAAGTTGATTATTGGCTGAGCTAAGGGAAGAGTGATCTGGGAACAATTCTCCTTGAGGCAAATCATAAATTACCTGTGGTTCCCCCAAACTCTTAAAAATGCCGGCTAAACAATTAGAAACGAACTTTTGTTGCTTCGTACCAGATGTTAATAAATCTGCTTCTACCATTAATGTGCAATATTTAATTCTGAAGCTTTGCTTTTAAGGAATTTTATAATAAAGTCATTGGCAACTCTCAAAGGGACAGACAAGTTTGAAAATCCATATTGGCACGAGATGTGTATGTCTTCCTTACCAAACATTCATGTTCTTCAAATTATGAAAGCTAGAAGGCATCGCGATTTGTCAACTTGTCATCTTGTCAGACTTACACAATTAAAAACATTGAGCATCTAGAGTTGCATGTATTACTTGCATGAATCATGGTACTGTATTTCATTGTAGCATGGCTACAATTAAATTTGTAGGCTTCATTTACTCGACTCAAATTTGTAGGGTTTATTTactcgataataataataataataataataataataataataataataataataataatttattggatttgtatgccgcccctctccgaagactcggggtgcctaacaacaataataaacacaacatgtacaatccaataataaaaaacaactaaaaaacccctattataaaaccaaacatacacacaaacataccatgcataacttgtaatggcctaaggggaagagctatctcaactcccccatgcctgatggtataaatgagtcttgagtagtttacgaaaaacagggagggtgggggcagttctaatctccggggggagttggttccagagggccggggccgccacagagaaggctcttgccctggggcccgccaaacaacattgtttagtcgacgggacccggagaaggccaattctgtgggaccttatcggtcactgtgattcgtgcggtagcaggcggttccagaggtaatctggtccattgccatgtagggctttaaaggtcatggccaacactttgaattttgaccggaaactgatcggcagccaatgcaagccacggagtgttgaagaaacatgggtgaatcttggaagccccacgatggctctcgcggctgcgttctgcacgatctgaagtttccgaatacttttcagaggtagccccatgtagagagcattgcagtaattgaacctcgaggtgatgagggcatgagtgactgtgagcaatgactccctgtccaaatagggccgcaactggtgcaccaggcgataaGGTTGGGGCCtaaaattaaatccaatcttACTGCGATAATTGTTCCAGTGTAACAGCACAGACCCTGTTTAACAATAGGAAAGCTGTGTGTTGTCACCTGATGGTCCCACAAAGTCATCAGCAGTTGAGGGCATGGTACCTAAACCTGGTAGGTTTTAGAAGCCAAGCAGAAGCAGACCTGGTTCGTACTTGAAAAGGAGACCATCAAGTAATTCCAGGGACCTTGGAGAAAGT of the Erythrolamprus reginae isolate rEryReg1 chromosome 4, rEryReg1.hap1, whole genome shotgun sequence genome contains:
- the SPRY2 gene encoding protein sprouty homolog 2 encodes the protein METRAQNGSGLQPLLQGQHDTGRQFGDSDLRDVLAQQVHVLSLDQIKAIRNTNEYTEPPTVAPRPGLKPAPRPAVQHKSERPHDLTEQRHLNRHPHPQVHASSQLLLSRSISTVSSTSSRSSTRTSTSSNSSEQRLLGSSLGTVVEGIIRVQPKSELKPRELKPASKENLHMHAYRCEDCGKCKCKECTYPRTLPSCWICDKQCLCSAQNMVDYGTCVCCVKGLFYHCSNDDEDNCADNPCSCSQAHCCTRWSTMGVVSLVLPCLWCYLPAKGCLKLCQGCYDQVNRPGCRCKQSNTVCCKVPKVPPRNIDKPT